One genomic segment of Brassica napus cultivar Da-Ae chromosome A3, Da-Ae, whole genome shotgun sequence includes these proteins:
- the LOC106356769 gene encoding probable mediator of RNA polymerase II transcription subunit 26a — translation MTIMKPSASLDTWRDYFHRGDSDIFGIIEHAIMVAATDSPVELKSRRDAIIELLMRYDQPDLSKAGDKETNNSRKTVEADDGGHEEDEAKLNVNQIVDEVMRIKDILLNKHVEVLSVLFKSLTKLASMSISLDLIKGSEIGKAVNRLRKHGSDNISKLAKTLIKKWTEMVDQLINTPKEVAAADDGMPESATLSIVDEAENFPSLPHDLDLYAEPTVLELSQFLDSLDCDGNLPDFVEPKHERKVQSRMIRRPVGTCEANVVGRDTNNQQMRRKEADVRPMRHSAPVLDETRRQPKQTREQMVRTNQRKPNDVAEQKRKLAGSQQDKLKVLDQEAKFENAKRKLQESYQQHEKAKRQRKIQVLETIPNQSKAQRPLLKRPVRR, via the exons ATGACGATTATGAAACCATCGGCCTCTTTGGATACTTGGAGGGACTATTTTCATCGAGGAGATTCTGATATCTTTGGGATCATCGAGCATGCCATTATGGTCGCTGCCACTGATTCCCCAGTGGAGCTCAAATCCAGGAGAGACGCAATCATCGAGCTTCTCATGAGATATGACCAGCCCGATCTGTCTAAAGCTGGTGACAAAGAGACCAACAATAGCCGTAAGACCGTGGAGGCAGATGATGGTGGTCATGAAGAAGATGAGGCGAAATTGAACGTTAATCAAATTGTTGATGAGGTCATGAGGATCAAAGATATCTTGTTAAACAAACATGTTGAGGTT CTATCTGTGTTATTCAAATCCCTGACAAAGCTTGCCTCCATGTCTATCAGTCTGGATCTTATTAAG GGTAGTGAAATCGGAAAGGCTGTTAATCGCTTGAGGAAACATGGTTCCGATAATATTAGCAAACTTGCAAAGACTCTTATTAA AAAGTGGACAGAGATGGTGGACCAATTGATAAACACACCTAAGGAAGTTGCTG CTGCCGATGATGGGATGCCAGAGTCTGCAACTTTGTCAATAGTTGATGAAGCAGAAAACTTTCCTTCTCTTCCGCATGACCTAGATCTTTATGCGGAACCTACTGTATTAGAACTCTCTCAG TTCTTAGATTCCTTGGACTGTGATGGAA ATCTTCCTGACTTTGTGGAGCccaaacatgaaagaaaagtgcAAAGTAGAATGATTAGGAGACCTGTTGGTACATGTGAAGCCAATGTGGTTGGGAGGGACACAAATAATCAACAGATGAGGAGAAAAGAAGCTGATGTTAGACCTATGAGGCACTCAGCACCCGTTCTTGACGAGACTAGAAGACAACCAAAGCAAACCAGAGAACAAATGGTACGTACCAACCAAAGAAAGCCGAATGATGTTGCTGAGCAGAAGCGGAAACTTGCTGGATCTCAACAAGAT AAACTCAAAGTTCTTGATCAAGAGGCAAAGTTTGAGAATGCAAAGCGGAAACTCCAAGAGAGCTACCAACAACATGAGAAGG CCAAGAGACAGAGGAAGATACAAGTACTGGAAACTATCCCAAATCAAAGCAAAGCCCAGAGACCTCTACTCAAGAGACCCGTGCGAAGATAG
- the LOC106353032 gene encoding senescence associated gene 20-like, translated as MRTLTGVSPTFEFVPLSVVSFGSTVIAEGCDVASSISWIHAWTVAHGIIITQVREYSNTSLTVTRVGDVVAGRSAEIAPSHCPSVWESQFSGRAGKSVPGLVLAI; from the coding sequence ATGCGCACGCTCACGGGAGTCTCTCCGACGTTTGAGTTCGTGCCTCTCTCCGTAGTCTCCTTCGGATCCACCGTTATTGCCGAGGGCTGCGACGTTGCTAGCTCCATCTCCTGGATCCACGCGTGGACCGTCGCGCATGGGATAATTATCACTCAGGTGAGGGAGTACTCTAACACTTCTCTCACGGTTACACGGGTCGGTGACGTTGTTGCTGGACGGTCTGCTGAGATTGCGCCGTCGCATTGTCCATCAGTGTGGGAAAGTCAGTTCTCGGGTCGGGCTGGAAAGTCCGTACCGGGTCTGGTTCTTGCGATTTAA
- the LOC106353034 gene encoding protein LURP-one-related 9-like has translation MVSVVGEMFCNPYTTELVVRRRRESLKRDRFDVFDLSDNLIFTIDGGTWNIRRKRVLRDATGLPLLSMRTKGIVTMRYKWEVYKGESTESEDLLFSVTEPNLFSIRTSLDVSLPTQQPSTDISSTIKPDFRTYGRYIGSSFKLFEPIHNTLLAEVVHDFSWGGLIIGKYSFKVRVNPYVDFAFVIALLVIADDTSNLR, from the exons atgGTGAGTGTTGTGGGAGAAATGTTTTGTAATCCTTACACGACGGAGTTGGTGGTGAGAAGGCGGCGTGAGAGCCTCAAAAGGGATCGTTTTGACGTCTTCGATCTATCGGACAATCTCATCTTCACCATCGACGGTGGCACATGGAACATCCGCCGTAAACGTGTCCTCCGTGACGCCACCGGgcttcctcttctctccatgCGCACCAAG GGTATTGTAACAATGAGATACAAATGGGAAGTGTACAAAGGAGAAAGCACAGAATCCGAGGATCTTCTTTTCTCAGTAACGGAACCAAATCTATTCTCCATCAGAACATCACTTGATGTCTCTTTGCCGACACAACAACCTTCGACGGACATTAGTAGTACTATCAAGCCAGATTTTAGAACTTATGGTCGTTACATTGGTTCTTCTTTCAAACTCTTTGAACCAATTCATAATACTCTTCTTGCTGAG GTGGTTCATGATTTCTCATGGGGAGGACTTATAATAGGGAAGTACAGCTTCAAAGTGAGAGTTAATCCATATGTGGATTTCGCATTTGTCATCGCGTTACTTGTAATTGCAGATGATACATCCAATCTACGTTAG
- the LOC106353030 gene encoding uncharacterized protein LOC106353030 produces the protein MAAAMTEKEAMVDPFLVEALQNPRHRLTILRMELDIQKLFQNPDQLQFEFQPFPTSYLRLAAHRVAQHYGLTTMSLENGNGSLDGSDNRILVTKTSESRFPHVCLSEIPVKQPENGRPEGFKIAIKARPKRGSGSGGSGSGVQQNLLRSVEERKEEYDKARARIFNSPSSSDSEDSPPLEGVNRNENDVAVSNSSVDAGGSRTSRVAIIRDREKDRYDPDYDRSYDRYVADPAYRYVRVMPSGQSFSPMPMHMPFHDGGFLQMPRGHQANLSYGHPAMVPFINNPGGYTPWPNLPSMNYVQSLNRPDFRHPSASNP, from the exons ATGGCCGCCGCTATGACCGAGAAGGAAGCTATGGTGGATCCTTTCCTGGTCGAAGCTCTCCAGAACCCTCGTCACCGTCTCACCA TTCTGCGTATGGAGCTCGACATTCAAAAGTTATTCCAAAACCCTGACCAGCTTCAGTTCGAGTTCCAACCCTTTCCAACGTCTTACCTCCGTCTCGCCGCACACCGAGTCGCTCAGCATTACGGACTAACGACTATGTCTTTGGAGAACGGTAACGGTTCTCTAGACGGATCCGACAACAGAATCTTGGTGACTAAGACATCCGAGAGCAGGTTTCCTCACGTCTGCTTATCAGAAATCCCCGTTAAGCAGCCTGAGAACGGTAGACCGGAGGGCTTCAAGATTGCGATCAAGGCTAGACCCAAGAGAGGATCCGGGAGCGGAGGCAGCGGGTCTGGAGTGCAGCAGAATCTTCTGAGAAGTGTTGAGGAGAGGAAAGAAGAGTATGATAAGGCCCGTGCTCGGATCTTTAACAGTCCTAGTAGTTCCGACTCTGAAGATTCTCCTCCTCTTGAAGGTGTAAACCGAAATGAGAATGACGTGGCGGTTAGTAATAGCTCTGTTGATGCTGGTGGTTCTCGGACTTCTAGAGTAGCTATCATcagagatagagagaaagatCGGTATGATCCGGATTATGACAGGAGCTATGACAGATATGTAGCGGATCCTGCCTACAG GTACGTTAGGGTCATGCCGTCTGGTCAAAGCTTCAGTCCGATGCCAATGCATATGCCGTTTCACGATGGAGGCTTCTTGCAGATGCCTAGAGGTCATCAAGCCAATCTAAGCTACGGGCATCCGGCTATGGTTCCGTTTATTAACAACCCGGGTGGTTACACACCGTGGCCAAACTTGCCTTCTATGAACTATGTGCAGTCGTTGAACCGTCCAGACTTCAG GCATCCTTCTGCAAGCAATCCCTGA
- the LOC106443994 gene encoding probable E3 ubiquitin-protein ligase RHC1A, which translates to MTSRKNTHWCSTCRRGIRLLLEVSRGGVCSYCGNTSLERLYENVELSPFDFFGVSNEQNRPRNNNNRRLILENQSSFQELFNRFSAQNRRGPPPASLTVINSMPKVKIRKKHLGLDPSCPVCQDRFEVGVSVDNKEADKDLSSAHDINIEATKPTSRQRSYGEKKKCTMMTVPIHNQFDTLLSLPEGQDGFTAV; encoded by the coding sequence ATGACTAGCCGAAAAAACACACATTGGTGTAGTACGTGCAGACGAGGAATCCGTCTTCTCCTTGAAGTCTCAAGAGGAGGGGTTTGCAGTTACTGTGGTAACACTTCTCTTGAACGGCTCTATGAAAATGTTGAACTTAGCCCTTTTGATTTTTTcggagtatccaatgaacaaaACCGTCCtcgcaacaacaacaacaggagATTGATTCTTGAAAACCAATCGAGTTTTCAAGAATTGTTTAACCGGTTCTCAGCACAAAACCGCCGTGGTCCACCTCCAGCTTCACTAACCGTGATTAACTCAATGCCAAAGGTCAAGATTAGGAAGAAACATCTCGGTTTGGATCCGTCTTGTCCGGTTTGCCAAGACCGGTTTGAAGTCGGTGTTAGTGTAGACAACAAGGAAGCAGATAAGGACCTGAGCTCAGCCCATGACATCAATATAGAAGCGACAAAGCCCACAAGTAGGCAACGGTCATATGGTGAAAAGAAGAAGTGTACGATGATGACTGTGCCTATCCATAACCAATTTGATACTCTCTTATCTCTACCAGAAGGACAAGATGGCTTTACAGCTGTGTGA
- the LOC106355593 gene encoding mannan endo-1,4-beta-mannosidase 3-like, which translates to MKCLCLIVFLAFVITQSYNDLEVEAASSDGFVSRKGVQFILNGEPFYANGFNAYWLMYEATDPNTRYKVTHALENAAGQGLTIARTWGFRDGGYRALQTNLGSYDEQTFQGLDFAIAEAKRVGIKMIIAFVNNFPDFGGKKQYMAWAKDKGQAVTSEDDFYTNALLKQAYMNHVKTVLNRVNTFTKVAYKDEPTIMAWELMNEPQCRADTSGKTLTAWISEMASYVKSLDSKHLLSTGSEGFYGQSTPQRMTSLNPVAANIVGSDFIANHNIDAIDFASVHSYPDTWFPKLDEKSLLDYLRKNLAGHIEDAQNVLKKPLILGEFGKPSNAPGYTQAQRDAVFTTAFDIIYASAQKGGAAAGALFWHLISDDMSNFRDAYSISLSEKSSTITIIGQQSRKMNLIGRKRKSGRKQNLIF; encoded by the exons ATGAAGTGTTTGTGTTTGATCGTGTTTCTAGCGTTTGTGATCACACAAAGCTACAACGATCTAGAAGTAGAAGCTGCGTCAAGTGATGGTTTCGTGAGTAGGAAAGGAGTCCAGTTCATTCTGAACGGTGAACCATTTTACGCCAATGGATTCAATGCCTACTGGCTCATGTACGAAGCCACCGATCCGAACACAAGGTACAAGGTCACACATGCCCTTGAGAACGCGGCCGGTCAGGGTCTGACCATCGCACGCACGTGGGGATTCCGCGATGGCGGTTACCGTGCTCTCCAAACCAACCTTGGTTCCTACGATGAACAAACGTTTCAG GGTTTGGATTTTGCGATAGCCGAAGCAAAAAGAGTCGGTATAAAAATGATAATCGCATTTGTTAATAACTTTCCTGACTTCGGAGGAAAGAAACAATACATGGCTTGGGCTAAAGATAAAGGCCAAGCCGTAACTTCCGAAGACGATTTCTACACCAACGCTCTTCTTAAACAAGCATACATGAACCACGTCAAG ACTGTGTTGAACAGAGTGAATACATTTACCAAAGTTGCATACAAAGATGAACCAACCATTATGGCTTGGGAGCTCATGAATGAGCCACAATGCAGAGCAGATACAAGTGGGAAAACCCTTACGGCCTGGATTAGTGAAATGGCTTCTTACGTAAAATCACTTGACTCAAAGCATCTCCTATCTACCGGATCTGAAGGCTTCTATGGTCAATCAACTCCTCAAAGAATGACTTCTTTAAATCCGGTTGCAGCCAACATTGTTGGAAGCGATTTCATCGCTAATCACAATATTGATGCCATTGATTTCGCATCCGTTCACTCTTACCCTGACACATG GTTTCCTAAGTTAGATGAGAAATCTCTATTGGACTACTTAAGAAAAAATCTCGCAGGCCACATCGAAGATGCACAAAACGTTCTTAAAAAGCCTCTCATTCTAGGAGAATTTGGGAAACCATCGAATGCACCAGGCTATACTCAGGCTCAGAGAGATGCCGTCTTCACTACAGCGTTCGACATCATTTACGCGTCTGCCCAAAAAGGCGGTGCTGCTGCAGGAGCATTGTTTTGGCATCTTATTAGCGACGATATGAGCAACTTCAGAGATGCCTACTCCATTTCACTTAGTGAAAAATCTTCGACTATTACTATCATTGGTCAGCAGTCACGAAAGATGAATTTGATTGGTAGAAAAAGAAAGTCAGGTCGCaaacaaaatttgatattttaa
- the LOC106442180 gene encoding uncharacterized protein LOC106442180, whose translation MDIYICIISYDKTHKERKNRKRAENTMENVEMSRRDVIVFRGIWYLMTLLSLIGLSISLNLLWPPGGKSPTLSRFLRDGAVSATTFYAVTALRYLLFTDPPSTNGYKDFTTEKERVPQLVFAELALLALVASPLFYSDHDVSFVLYMSLFTISLFIGGTGLIQLSDKFRMEMKHAYITLLCGLLCWLFGIYFSIYGEHNPVVTMILLVVYSLFVVFIYIYNRYNREEFPMNSRVSPLPA comes from the coding sequence atggacatatatatatgtataataagcTACGATAAAACTCATAAAGAAAGGAAAAATAGAAAGAGAGCAGAGAATACAATGGAGAATGTTGAAATGAGTAGAAGAGATGTGATTGTATTCAGAGGAATATGGTACTTGATGACTCTACTCTCACTCATTGGCCTCTCCATATCACTCAATCTTCTCTGGCCACCTGGAGGAAAGTCACCAACATTGTCTCGGTTCCTCAGGGACGGCGCTGTAAGTGCCACAACATTCTATGCAGTGACGGCACTCAGGTATCTCTTATTCACCGATCCTCCTTCCACTAATGGTTACAAGGATTTTACTACAGAGAAAGAGAGGGTTCCTCAGCTTGTCTTTGCGGAGCTTGCGTTATTGGCGTTAGTGGCATCTCCGCTATTCTATTCGGATCATGACGTATCGTTTGTGTTGTACATGTCGTTATTCACCATATCGTTGTTCATCGGTGGGACAGGTCTGATTCAGCTATCAGATAAATTTAGGATGGAGATGAAACATGCTTATATCACGCTTCTCTGCGGTTTGCTGTGTTGGCTTTTTGgcatttatttttctatttacgGCGAACACAATCCGGTAGTGACTATGATTCTTCTCGTAGTTTATTCTCTGTTTGTCGTGTTTATCTATATTTATAATAGATACAACAGGGAGGAATTCCCTATGAATTCCAGGGTTTCCCCTCTTCCTGCTTAA
- the LOC106356767 gene encoding transmembrane emp24 domain-containing protein p24delta6: MTMSPLLFIGLICLAGGGSLLPAEAIWLTIPSSGERCVYEMIQANVVVVGDYLCIDQDNVGFGPTIDIHVTSPNGKELYKKTNETHGQFAFTTSETGTYFACLSSHHDQSHYTVNGTAIVSLDWKMGIRTKDWDAVAKKQKIEGVELELRKSEERVNEISANIIYLRVREAYMREVNDKTNKRVAQLSFMSLGLSITVSLFQVWHLKRFFLKKKLI; this comes from the exons ATGACGATGTCGCCTTTACTATTCATTGGTTTGATTTGCCTTGCTGGTGGTGGCTCTCTTTTACCAGCGGAGGCGATATGGTTAACGATTCCAAGTTCCGGCGAGAGATGCGTCTACGAAATGATCCAAGCCAACGTTGTGGTCGTTGGCGATTACCTTTGCATCGATCAAGACAACGTGGGATTTGGTCCCACGATTGATATTCAT GTAACATCACCTAACGGGAAGGAACTatacaaaaaaacaaacgaGACGCATGGTCAGTTTGCGTTTACAACGAGCGAGACAGGAACATACTTTGCTTGTTTGTCGTCTCATCATGATCAGTCACATTACACAGTCAATGGCACTGCTATAGTCAGTCTTGACTGGAAGATGGGGATTCGAACCAAAGACTGGGATGCTGTTGCCAAGAAACAAAAGATCGAG GGTGTGGAGCTTGAGCTTCGAAAATCTGAAGAACGTGTTAATGAAATTAGCGCAAACATTATCTATCTAAGAGTCAG GGAAGCATATATGAGGGAAGTAAACGACAAGACTAACAAGAGGGTTGCACAGCTTAGCTTTATGTCATTAGGTCTCTCTATTACAGTTTCGCTTTTTCAAGTTTGGCATCTCAAACGCTTCTTCCTCAAGAAGAAGCTTATCTAA